The following proteins are co-located in the Methylomonas sp. 11b genome:
- the gspF gene encoding type II secretion system inner membrane protein GspF, translating into MAVFEYQALNGKGKSVKGTLESDTIKTARQQLKANDLTLLDIQEVHKKERSGQSPLLAQNIGMRALAHITRQLAALLKSGLAIDEALGIIARQLESARARRILLAIRSRVLEGQSLAVACQAFPSTFPPLYRATIEAGESSGKLDQVLEKLADYLSDKGQLHRKLQMAMIYPVLLSSVSVLVVIGLLAYVVPEITGVFDKMGHELPAITRALISCSDFLQSNGLLLLVIAVGLTVAAKLILRRERPRMLFHRWLLTMPITARFSKGLNTARFTRTLAILTNSGVELLEALKISSQVLSNNAMQQAVAHTAIRVREGQSLNKALEASGFFPPVTIHLVASGEASGQLPRMLESAADDQERDIQALTELTMGLFEPALILFMGLVVLTIVLAILLPIFEMNQLIR; encoded by the coding sequence ATGGCGGTCTTCGAATATCAAGCGCTGAACGGCAAGGGCAAGTCGGTTAAAGGCACACTTGAGAGCGACACGATCAAAACCGCGCGCCAACAATTGAAGGCCAATGATTTAACCCTGCTGGACATTCAGGAAGTTCATAAAAAAGAACGCAGCGGTCAGTCGCCCTTATTGGCGCAAAACATCGGCATGCGCGCACTGGCGCACATCACTCGGCAGTTGGCGGCTCTGTTGAAGTCCGGCTTGGCGATTGATGAAGCCTTGGGCATTATCGCCAGGCAACTGGAGTCGGCGAGGGCCAGAAGGATATTGCTGGCGATCAGAAGCCGAGTTCTGGAAGGGCAAAGTCTGGCCGTGGCATGTCAGGCATTTCCCAGTACTTTTCCGCCCCTGTACCGCGCCACTATCGAAGCCGGCGAATCCTCGGGCAAGCTGGATCAGGTGCTGGAAAAACTGGCCGATTATCTAAGCGACAAAGGCCAACTGCATCGCAAGTTACAAATGGCCATGATTTATCCGGTGTTGTTGTCGTCGGTGTCCGTATTGGTGGTCATCGGCCTGTTGGCGTATGTGGTGCCGGAAATCACTGGCGTGTTCGACAAAATGGGCCACGAGTTGCCGGCTATTACCCGGGCCTTAATTAGTTGCAGCGATTTTTTGCAGAGCAATGGCTTGCTGTTGCTGGTCATCGCGGTGGGCTTAACTGTCGCGGCGAAGCTGATTTTGCGCCGGGAGCGGCCGCGCATGCTGTTTCACCGTTGGCTATTGACCATGCCTATTACCGCCCGCTTTTCCAAGGGCTTAAACACTGCCCGCTTTACCCGCACGTTGGCGATTTTGACCAATAGCGGTGTCGAGCTGCTGGAAGCCTTAAAAATCTCCAGCCAGGTGTTGTCTAACAACGCGATGCAGCAAGCAGTCGCGCACACTGCGATCCGCGTCCGCGAAGGGCAGAGTTTGAACAAGGCGCTAGAAGCCAGCGGTTTCTTCCCGCCGGTGACGATACATTTGGTCGCCAGCGGCGAAGCCAGCGGGCAATTGCCGCGCATGCTGGAAAGTGCCGCCGACGATCAGGAGCGCGATATTCAGGCGCTCACCGAGTTGACCATGGGTTTATTCGAGCCGGCTCTGATTTTGTTCATGGGCCTGGTGGTGCTGACCATCGTGTTAGCCATTCTCTTACCGATTTTTGAAATGAACCAGCTGATTAGATAG
- the gspH gene encoding type II secretion system minor pseudopilin GspH, which yields MGAKISQLEGLQIRGFTLIELLIAMVLIGLMSSMAMLAMGNADHSKQQQLEIQRLAKLLELAEQEAMIRGESIGLELVGQGYRFLSPTQGKWRPENTDAVFRQRDLPAGMTLALTLDEKPVYLTKHFGSKVHPEPQIVFTPDGAADAFQIALDLAKSDLRFWLSNMADEGLAVSSVAIKP from the coding sequence TTGGGCGCAAAAATAAGTCAGCTTGAGGGCTTGCAGATTCGCGGCTTTACGCTGATCGAGCTATTGATTGCGATGGTCCTGATCGGCTTGATGAGCAGCATGGCGATGCTGGCGATGGGCAATGCCGATCACAGCAAGCAGCAACAATTGGAAATTCAGCGGCTGGCAAAATTGCTGGAGCTGGCTGAGCAGGAAGCGATGATACGCGGCGAAAGCATAGGTCTGGAGTTGGTCGGTCAAGGGTATAGGTTTCTGTCGCCGACCCAAGGCAAGTGGCGGCCGGAGAATACTGATGCGGTCTTCAGACAGCGGGATTTGCCAGCCGGTATGACTTTGGCGTTGACCCTGGACGAAAAGCCTGTGTACCTGACTAAGCACTTTGGCAGCAAGGTGCATCCCGAGCCGCAGATTGTATTTACGCCGGACGGGGCCGCGGATGCGTTCCAAATTGCGTTGGATTTAGCAAAAAGCGATCTCCGGTTTTGGCTGAGCAATATGGCGGACGAGGGCTTAGCGGTTTCCAGCGTCGCCATCAAGCCATGA
- the gspG gene encoding type II secretion system major pseudopilin GspG, producing MSNKKQQGFTLIEVMIVVVILGILASIVVPKIMGRPDEARATRTLQDIRAISAALDLYRLDNFSYPTTDQGLEALVHKPTNLPQGAHWKQGGYLDQLPADAWGKPYFYMQPGAHGEFDLYSFGADGVEGGSEAGADITNWAQK from the coding sequence ATGAGCAATAAAAAACAGCAAGGCTTTACCCTGATCGAAGTGATGATCGTGGTAGTAATTTTGGGCATTTTGGCGTCTATCGTCGTGCCGAAAATCATGGGCAGACCGGATGAAGCCCGCGCCACTCGCACCTTGCAAGACATCAGAGCCATCAGCGCCGCGCTGGATCTGTATCGCCTGGATAACTTCAGCTATCCGACCACCGACCAGGGCCTGGAAGCCCTGGTACACAAGCCGACCAATCTGCCGCAAGGCGCGCATTGGAAGCAGGGCGGTTATCTGGATCAACTTCCGGCCGACGCCTGGGGCAAACCGTATTTTTACATGCAGCCCGGCGCGCACGGCGAATTTGATTTGTATTCCTTCGGGGCCGACGGCGTGGAAGGTGGCAGCGAAGCCGGCGCGGATATCACCAATTGGGCGCAAAAATAA
- the gspK gene encoding type II secretion system minor pseudopilin GspK, translating to MRSLHQAQSGIALITVMLILAIATVAVVSMSSARQLDIRRTENQLRSAQAWEYVYGLESWAIGRLAADATAGKVDGLAGDWSIPLARTNVVGGTMQAQIEDLQGRINLNNVLVEGKISKDDIKRLERLLAILKLKTELVQAIADWVDADMDVSYPHGAEDETYTRKKPAYRAANRQFADVSELLLVQGMTRETYLKLLPYVYAVEGYAPLNVNTASATVLRCLADGISADQAESMFRARGKPFAKVAEFLKDETVADTGIGKYGLGVSSQNFLLQGQIDMGKTHLQFESQLQRDSGGAQVVKRQRQGLAHG from the coding sequence ATGAGGTCGCTACATCAGGCGCAATCCGGGATCGCGTTGATCACCGTCATGTTGATACTGGCTATCGCTACCGTTGCCGTGGTGTCGATGTCCAGCGCGCGGCAGTTGGATATTCGCCGCACCGAAAATCAGCTGCGTAGCGCGCAAGCCTGGGAATACGTGTACGGCTTGGAAAGTTGGGCCATCGGCCGGCTGGCTGCCGACGCCACGGCCGGTAAAGTAGATGGTTTGGCTGGAGATTGGTCCATACCGTTGGCAAGGACAAACGTCGTCGGCGGCACGATGCAAGCGCAGATTGAGGATTTGCAGGGCCGGATTAATCTGAACAACGTATTGGTGGAGGGCAAAATTTCCAAGGACGATATCAAGCGCCTGGAACGCTTGCTGGCCATTCTAAAACTGAAAACCGAGCTGGTGCAGGCGATTGCCGATTGGGTTGATGCGGATATGGATGTCAGCTATCCGCACGGCGCGGAAGACGAAACCTACACTCGCAAAAAGCCGGCTTATCGCGCCGCTAACCGGCAATTTGCCGATGTCAGCGAGTTGCTGTTGGTACAAGGCATGACGCGCGAGACCTATCTGAAATTGCTGCCTTATGTCTACGCGGTGGAGGGTTACGCGCCGCTGAATGTCAATACCGCCAGTGCCACCGTGTTGCGTTGCTTGGCGGACGGCATCAGCGCCGATCAGGCGGAATCCATGTTCAGAGCCCGAGGCAAGCCTTTCGCAAAAGTCGCCGAATTTTTAAAGGATGAAACGGTTGCCGACACCGGCATCGGTAAATATGGCTTGGGTGTCAGTTCGCAAAACTTTTTATTACAAGGGCAAATCGATATGGGCAAAACCCATTTGCAGTTTGAGTCGCAATTGCAGCGCGATAGTGGTGGCGCGCAAGTGGTGAAGCGCCAGCGCCAGGGCTTGGCGCATGGCTGA
- the gspI gene encoding type II secretion system minor pseudopilin GspI has product MKYSGNGGFTLLEVLIALALLAILMAGLIKITADNTKNLWYLENKTIAATIAANHTVQLRLATEKPENQDGWDTMAGRRWYWQAKRGVTPSIGGRVWDYRIEVFLEGDKSPYAGLLSYVPSGHE; this is encoded by the coding sequence ATGAAATATTCCGGTAACGGCGGCTTCACGCTGTTGGAAGTGCTGATTGCTTTGGCTTTGTTAGCCATCCTGATGGCCGGTTTGATCAAAATTACCGCCGACAACACCAAGAATCTTTGGTATCTGGAAAACAAAACGATAGCCGCGACGATAGCCGCGAACCATACGGTGCAATTGCGCCTGGCTACCGAAAAACCGGAAAACCAGGATGGCTGGGACACGATGGCCGGTCGGCGTTGGTATTGGCAGGCCAAGCGCGGTGTAACGCCGAGTATCGGCGGCAGGGTCTGGGATTATCGGATAGAAGTGTTTTTGGAAGGCGACAAGTCGCCTTATGCCGGATTGCTTAGTTATGTTCCGAGCGGCCATGAATAA
- the gspE gene encoding type II secretion system ATPase GspE, producing MATAEPTAPAPTDNRLPSYGFAKRHGVIVAECSAQQARIVYQPKAPVTALLETRRFVARPASFEAVGAEEFERLLQAVYEHKTGHAQQMVDDMQDNLDLSEMAQHLPKPEDLLESEDEAPIIRLINALLTEAIKENASDIHIESYEKRMVVRFRVDGTLREIIEPQREFAPMVISRLKVMAKLDIAEKRLPQDGRISLNIGGRTVDVRVSTLPSGHGERVVLRLLDKQANQLSLKQVGMSDYELNSIQQMIARPHGIILVTGPTGSGKTTSLYAVVNQLNQRSRNILTVEDPIEYYLDGVGQTQVNTKVDMTFAKGLRAILRQDPDIVMVGEIRDRETAEIGVQASLTGHLVLSTLHTNTAVGAITRLRDMGIEPFLLASSLVGVIAQRLLRKLCPHCKKPEQVPEQDLAKLGYRSETGEPVTVYQAQGCPQCHNHGYKGRAGIFEMIMLDSTMQQLIHDGAGDLELERHARLSSRSIQQSALEKVLNGDTSIDEAIRITLKD from the coding sequence ATGGCAACCGCTGAACCGACAGCGCCAGCGCCGACCGATAACAGGCTGCCGTCTTACGGTTTTGCCAAACGCCACGGCGTGATCGTTGCGGAGTGTTCCGCACAGCAGGCGCGTATCGTCTATCAACCTAAAGCTCCGGTAACGGCTTTGCTGGAAACCCGGCGCTTCGTGGCTAGACCGGCCAGTTTCGAAGCGGTCGGCGCGGAAGAGTTCGAGCGCTTGCTGCAAGCGGTGTACGAACACAAAACCGGCCATGCTCAGCAGATGGTCGACGATATGCAGGACAATCTGGATTTGTCCGAGATGGCCCAGCACTTGCCCAAGCCGGAAGACTTACTCGAAAGCGAAGACGAAGCGCCGATCATTCGTTTGATCAACGCGCTGCTCACCGAAGCCATCAAGGAAAACGCCTCGGACATTCACATCGAATCCTACGAAAAACGCATGGTAGTGCGGTTTCGGGTGGACGGCACCTTGCGGGAAATTATCGAGCCGCAGCGCGAGTTCGCGCCCATGGTGATTTCCCGGCTTAAAGTCATGGCCAAGCTGGACATCGCCGAAAAGCGCTTGCCGCAGGATGGTCGTATCTCCTTGAATATCGGCGGCCGCACTGTGGATGTGCGAGTCTCGACTTTGCCTTCCGGCCACGGCGAACGGGTGGTGCTGCGCTTGCTGGACAAGCAGGCCAACCAATTAAGCCTGAAGCAAGTCGGCATGTCGGATTACGAGCTGAACAGCATTCAGCAGATGATTGCTAGGCCCCACGGCATCATTCTGGTGACCGGGCCTACCGGTTCCGGGAAAACCACCAGTTTGTACGCGGTGGTTAACCAATTGAATCAACGCAGCCGCAATATTCTTACCGTCGAAGACCCTATCGAATATTACCTGGACGGCGTCGGCCAAACCCAGGTGAACACCAAGGTGGACATGACTTTTGCCAAGGGCTTGCGGGCGATTTTGCGGCAGGATCCGGACATCGTCATGGTCGGCGAGATTCGCGACCGGGAAACCGCCGAGATTGGCGTGCAGGCCAGCTTGACCGGCCACTTGGTGCTATCGACCTTGCATACCAATACCGCCGTCGGCGCTATAACCCGGCTGCGCGACATGGGCATAGAGCCTTTCTTGTTGGCCTCCAGTTTGGTCGGCGTGATAGCCCAGCGGTTGCTGCGCAAACTGTGTCCGCATTGTAAAAAACCGGAACAGGTGCCGGAACAGGATTTAGCCAAGCTGGGGTATCGCAGCGAAACCGGCGAGCCTGTTACTGTTTATCAAGCCCAAGGCTGCCCGCAGTGCCATAACCACGGTTACAAGGGCCGGGCTGGTATTTTTGAAATGATCATGCTGGATAGCACGATGCAACAGCTGATCCATGATGGCGCCGGCGATCTGGAACTGGAACGGCATGCCCGACTTTCCTCGCGCAGCATCCAGCAAAGTGCGCTGGAAAAAGTGCTGAACGGCGATACCAGCATCGACGAAGCCATCCGTATCACCTTAAAGGATTAA
- the gspM gene encoding type II secretion system protein GspM, which yields MAKRFAELTPRERVLALGGVLVVLMYGAYLLFYQPIAEQSRLLTLKIQAQQQIYTYLQQVGNEAAALRQQATVDAPALDGANQSPLAVVDFSSQQLEIKPAIKHLSPEGEDKVSVWLEHLAFDQLMSWLAILETKHRLQVLQIDVEKPADADGIVNAKVLLGVV from the coding sequence ATGGCGAAGCGTTTTGCCGAATTAACGCCCAGAGAGCGAGTGCTGGCGCTGGGTGGTGTACTGGTCGTGCTGATGTATGGCGCATACCTGCTGTTTTACCAACCAATTGCTGAACAAAGCCGCTTGCTGACCCTAAAAATCCAGGCGCAACAGCAAATCTATACCTACTTACAACAAGTCGGTAACGAAGCTGCGGCTTTGCGGCAACAGGCTACGGTTGATGCACCGGCATTGGATGGCGCTAATCAATCGCCGCTGGCGGTAGTCGATTTCAGCAGCCAGCAGCTGGAGATAAAACCGGCGATCAAACACCTGTCGCCGGAAGGCGAGGACAAAGTCAGCGTCTGGCTGGAACATCTGGCTTTCGACCAACTGATGTCCTGGTTGGCAATTTTGGAAACCAAACACCGTTTGCAGGTACTGCAAATCGATGTTGAAAAACCGGCCGATGCTGATGGTATCGTCAATGCCAAGGTCTTACTGGGTGTTGTTTAG
- the gspL gene encoding type II secretion system protein GspL, protein MAEKLLVRLGAESADKLEWLNLAEPDSRPTSGSMMELAAAAQGKSVLLLLPAASVLLLEIELAVKTTAQLKKALPFALEDLLAEDVENYHLVWLKQDRDKLAAAAITHDTLAARLTPFREAGLALAAAYPETLCLPYQPGQTTLLLEESNAILRSAAYLGGGVDAQFLPQLLEKACAEGVDCQTLLICKHSEDTQLPDGLANNGLETVIAKPLQFMASAVESLPAELNLLSGAYAVSHRPKGLWQQWLPAAIILCVALAVQSYALLHTYWQQQAELSELEAKSQELFKQTFPDVKRIVNVKAQAEQQLAQLRKQQAFAGSGFMRLIYRSGLVLKDAPAVHLKKLNFLNGGLQLHLLADDIGQLEQFKQQLQSTVQVKIQSADSGANGVEAQLEIREK, encoded by the coding sequence ATGGCTGAAAAACTGCTGGTCAGATTAGGTGCCGAATCTGCCGATAAACTGGAATGGTTGAATCTTGCCGAGCCTGATAGTCGGCCGACATCCGGCTCGATGATGGAGTTGGCAGCGGCTGCGCAGGGTAAGTCTGTACTACTGTTATTGCCGGCCGCTTCGGTGCTATTGCTGGAAATCGAGCTGGCAGTTAAAACCACTGCGCAACTGAAAAAAGCCTTGCCGTTTGCGTTGGAAGACCTACTGGCCGAGGACGTGGAAAATTATCATCTGGTTTGGTTAAAGCAGGACCGGGATAAACTCGCCGCGGCGGCGATTACGCACGACACATTAGCGGCGCGGCTTACTCCGTTTCGCGAAGCCGGTTTAGCTCTGGCAGCTGCGTATCCGGAAACCTTATGCCTGCCGTATCAGCCTGGACAAACGACTTTGTTGCTCGAAGAAAGCAACGCAATTTTGCGCAGCGCTGCCTATTTGGGCGGCGGCGTGGATGCGCAATTTCTGCCGCAACTGCTGGAAAAAGCCTGTGCCGAAGGTGTCGATTGCCAGACTTTACTGATATGCAAACACAGCGAAGACACCCAGCTGCCGGATGGTTTGGCAAATAACGGTTTGGAAACAGTCATAGCCAAGCCTTTGCAATTCATGGCGAGCGCCGTCGAGTCATTGCCAGCCGAGCTGAATTTGTTGAGCGGTGCTTATGCCGTCAGTCATCGTCCAAAAGGCCTCTGGCAACAGTGGCTACCGGCGGCAATAATTCTGTGCGTGGCACTGGCGGTGCAGAGCTACGCTTTACTACATACCTATTGGCAACAACAAGCCGAACTAAGCGAGTTGGAAGCGAAAAGCCAAGAGCTGTTCAAACAAACTTTTCCCGATGTGAAACGCATCGTCAATGTCAAAGCTCAGGCCGAGCAACAGCTGGCGCAGCTCAGAAAACAACAGGCTTTTGCCGGTAGCGGCTTCATGCGCTTGATCTACCGTTCCGGATTGGTGTTGAAAGACGCGCCGGCCGTACACTTGAAAAAGCTCAATTTCCTGAACGGCGGTTTGCAGTTACATCTGCTTGCCGACGACATCGGCCAACTGGAGCAATTCAAACAGCAGTTGCAAAGCACGGTGCAAGTCAAAATTCAATCCGCCGACAGCGGCGCAAACGGCGTGGAGGCGCAACTTGAGATTCGCGAAAAATGA
- a CDS encoding ShlB/FhaC/HecB family hemolysin secretion/activation protein, whose translation MKQHLFLGSVRFGLAAVLLTASALVCAEEAGNQFDLLELRLKGSTLLDRKLVERCVYRFLGPKKTIDTVEEARSALEELYRSKGYQTVSVDIPEQNVVGGVVYLQVTEGKVSRLRVTDSRYFSLGAIKAKVPELAEGNVPNLPKMQEQLTALAGESEDRSVVPVLRAGETPGTLEVDLKVKDELPLHGKVEVNSRNTQNTSRLRTLVSLRYDNLWQKFHSASFMYQTSPENPDEVEVLVGSYVLPIIDDDKRLALYAVSSSSTSQIASAGALSVIGTGDIYGARFVSPLKTLNNYTHTATLGVDYKDFKEDLNLLGSDTLKTPISYLPFMAQYSGNLRDAESLLSFNVGVNFAIRGLGSDEQQFADKRFLARSNFIYLSGGMDYRHNLPWGMEVAARMSGQITDSPLISNEQFSMGGFQTVRGYLETNALSDDGVTASLEWYSPRLVPDAWDEFDKMRALVFVDAGKGWIVDALPGNANEMALASTGVGLRFDMFKHVQGEFDFGIPLLDQGTVRRGENRVDFRIATQF comes from the coding sequence ATGAAACAACATTTGTTTTTAGGCTCGGTCCGTTTCGGTTTGGCGGCTGTGTTATTGACGGCTAGTGCGCTGGTTTGCGCGGAAGAAGCCGGCAATCAATTCGATTTACTGGAGCTGCGCCTGAAAGGCAGCACTTTATTGGACCGGAAATTGGTAGAACGCTGCGTCTACCGGTTTTTAGGCCCGAAAAAAACCATCGATACCGTGGAAGAAGCGCGTAGCGCACTGGAAGAGCTGTATCGCAGCAAAGGTTATCAAACTGTCTCTGTGGATATTCCCGAGCAAAACGTGGTGGGCGGCGTGGTGTATTTACAGGTGACGGAAGGCAAGGTATCGCGTTTGCGAGTCACCGATTCCCGTTACTTCTCGCTGGGCGCTATCAAAGCCAAAGTACCCGAGCTGGCGGAAGGTAATGTGCCCAATTTACCGAAAATGCAGGAGCAGCTGACCGCATTGGCCGGCGAGAGCGAGGACAGGAGCGTAGTACCGGTGCTGCGGGCCGGTGAAACGCCGGGTACGCTGGAAGTGGATCTCAAAGTTAAAGACGAATTGCCCTTGCACGGCAAAGTGGAAGTCAATTCCCGCAATACGCAGAACACCAGTCGGTTACGGACTTTGGTGTCATTGCGTTATGACAATCTTTGGCAAAAATTTCATAGCGCGTCGTTCATGTATCAAACCTCCCCGGAAAATCCGGACGAAGTGGAAGTGTTGGTTGGTAGTTATGTGCTGCCTATCATCGACGACGACAAGCGCCTAGCTTTATACGCTGTCAGTTCGTCTTCTACGTCGCAAATTGCCAGTGCCGGCGCCTTATCGGTGATCGGTACCGGTGATATTTACGGCGCGCGTTTTGTGTCGCCGCTGAAGACGCTAAACAATTACACGCACACGGCGACGCTGGGCGTAGATTACAAAGACTTTAAGGAAGATTTGAATTTATTAGGTTCGGATACCTTAAAAACCCCTATCAGTTATTTGCCGTTCATGGCCCAGTACAGCGGTAATTTGCGCGATGCCGAGTCTTTGTTGTCTTTCAATGTCGGGGTCAACTTTGCGATACGCGGCTTGGGCAGCGATGAGCAGCAGTTTGCCGACAAGCGCTTTTTAGCCAGATCCAATTTTATCTATCTGAGTGGTGGTATGGACTATCGGCATAACTTGCCGTGGGGTATGGAAGTGGCGGCGCGCATGTCCGGACAGATCACCGATTCGCCGCTGATCAGTAACGAGCAATTTTCGATGGGCGGTTTTCAAACCGTGCGCGGCTATTTGGAAACTAATGCGCTATCCGATGACGGCGTGACCGCCTCGCTGGAATGGTATAGCCCACGGCTGGTGCCGGACGCATGGGACGAGTTCGACAAAATGCGGGCACTGGTGTTTGTCGATGCCGGCAAAGGCTGGATTGTCGACGCCTTACCGGGTAACGCCAACGAAATGGCACTGGCCAGCACCGGGGTGGGTTTACGTTTCGATATGTTCAAGCATGTGCAAGGCGAGTTTGATTTCGGCATTCCGTTGCTGGACCAAGGCACTGTCAGGCGCGGCGAGAACAGGGTGGACTTTAGGATTGCAACACAATTTTAG
- the gspJ gene encoding type II secretion system minor pseudopilin GspJ, whose product MNNSASRGFTLLEILIAMAVFAIMAAMAYAGLSAVLDARAGTEKRSDSIAALQQTLYLLNEDLAQALPRSVRDEFGSEQPAFSGGNGEDLLTLTRSVSEWSALAMHSQLQRISYRLENGCLYRQVWTVLDRTQQTQFRRKKLLNVAALDLRFYGSDWTTHWPAGGTGLPKAVEANFNLAGLGDIQRLFMVRE is encoded by the coding sequence ATGAATAATAGCGCCAGTCGCGGCTTCACCTTGCTGGAAATCCTGATCGCGATGGCCGTGTTCGCGATCATGGCGGCGATGGCCTACGCCGGCTTGAGTGCGGTGCTGGATGCCAGAGCCGGCACCGAAAAGCGCTCGGACAGCATCGCCGCGCTGCAGCAAACCCTGTATTTGCTGAACGAAGATCTGGCTCAAGCCTTGCCGCGCTCGGTGCGGGACGAATTCGGCAGCGAACAGCCGGCGTTTTCCGGCGGTAATGGCGAAGACTTGCTGACCTTGACGCGTAGCGTGTCGGAATGGTCGGCGTTGGCGATGCACAGCCAATTGCAACGTATCAGTTATCGTCTGGAAAACGGCTGCTTGTATCGGCAGGTTTGGACAGTGCTGGATCGTACTCAGCAGACGCAATTTCGCCGGAAAAAGCTGTTGAACGTCGCGGCGCTTGATTTGCGGTTTTACGGCAGCGACTGGACTACGCATTGGCCGGCTGGCGGCACTGGCTTACCCAAAGCGGTGGAAGCGAATTTTAACTTGGCCGGCTTGGGTGACATTCAGCGGCTGTTTATGGTGCGGGAATGA